The nucleotide sequence GATCCTTTCTGAGGAGCTTTAAACTCGTAGTCAAAGATTGAATTGCTTACAGAAAAGTTAAAGATGAATATCAAGTTATTTCGTTCAAATATGATGACGTTGTTTTGATTGTCCATATTTAACTGCTTTCCTGGAAGCGCAGAAAGGATGTGGTTCTTTCTTATGGTCTTGATCATTTCCCTGTCAAAATTCAGCAGGTATTGATACTTAAGTTGTTTGCTGTCTGCTAGTGTCCACTGTCTTCTGGCGTAGGCATAGGACCAGTTGTTTCCTTGACGAGGGAAGTCTACCCACTCTGGATGTCCAAACTCATTGCCCATAAAGTTCAAATAACCCTCTCCTCCAAGAGAGATAGTCAATAGCCTGATCATTTTATGCAATGCAATTCCTCTATCAATGATCAGGTTTTGGTCTCCTACCAACATGTGGTAATACATTTCTTTGTCCATGAGCCAGAAAGCCAGTGTTTTGTCTCCAACCAAAGCTTGGTCATGCGACTCACAATAAGCAATGGTTGGCTCCTTCCACCTTCTGTTGTTTAGGACATTAAATATTTCATGAATATCCCATTCTTCATCTGACTTTTCCTTCAAAATCTTAATCCAGAAATCAGGGATTCCCATCGCTAGTCTGTAGTCATAACCTAAACCACCATCTTCATTCGTCCTGCACAGGCCTGGCATGCCGCTGACATCTTCCGCTATGGATATAGCGCCTGGTTTAAAGTCATGCACTAGCTTGTTTGCCAGTTGTATATATATAATTGCATCCCAATCTACATCATATTTGAAGTATTTGTCATAGTGATCAAATGAGGTATGTCCATGGTGGAAGTAAAGCATGGATGTTACGCCATCGAAACGGAAACCGTCGAAGTGAAACTCCTCTAGCCAATAGCGAAGGTTGCTAAGCAAGAACTTTTTAACTTCCCATTTTCCATAATCAAAAAGCTTGGAGTCCCAGCCCTCATGATAGCCTCTGCCGCCTGGGTGAAAATACTGGTGGTCGGTGCCGTCAAATTCATTAAGGCCTTCGGCAATATTTTTCACAGCATGAGAATGAACCACGTCCATAATTACTGCAATACCCTCTTTGTGGGCTTTGTTTATTAGGTATTTCAGGTCTTCGGGTGAGCCAAACCTACTTGAAGGGGCAAAAAAGTTTGAAACATGGTAACCAAAAGAGCCATAGTAAGGGTGTTCCTGTACAGCCATCATTTGGATAGCATTATAACCGCCCTTCTTTATACGTGGTAAAGTTTCGTCAGCGAACTCTCTGTAAGTTCCTACGCCTTCTTTTTCCTGAGCCATTCCTATGTGGCACTCATATATAACTAGCTCGTCGCATTTTTTTACATCAAACTTATCGTCATCCCATGCAAACTCTTTTTCTGGCATCCACATTTGGCCAGAAAAATCATAGGTTTGCGGGTCTTGTACCACACGCCTAATATAAGCAGGAATTCTGTCTAGTGAGCCGTTGTTGGCTACGATATGAACTTTAATTTTACTTTCATGGGTCAGTTTGTCTTTGTACTTGCTATCCGGTAAAAAAATCTCCCAGTCTCCATTGCTGTTTCGCTCCAATGGATGGGAGTTCCTGTCCCAGTTATTGAAATCTCCAGTTAGGTAAATCTGGTGCGCACCCGGTGCCCATTCTCGGAACCACCACCCTTTCTTTTTTTTGTCATAGTTAAAGCCATAGTATTGATGTGCAGTTGCAAACTTCTCAATGCTTCCTGCATCTTTTTCTATTTCACCCAAAGCTTTATGGTACCTTTCCAGACGAGCAGCAATGTCATCTGAATATGGCTCTAACCATGGGTCGTCTTGGATAAGTGGTAGTTTTTCCTGATCGGTAAGGTTCATATCTCTAAAAATTAATATAAAACGTAGTTCTTTTAATTTAGTAATTAAACAAAAGGTTAAAAAATCTTTTGGCTTTTTAATCCGTTTAGCATAAAAATATCTTCAAAAGTAATATACTTTTTTCTGTTCCAATAGTTTTTAAATTTTATTAAATTTTTTCTGAATATGGCATTCCGCTATTTGGGTCTTAATTTTTTTTATGGAAGTAAATTACTTTGTTGCTGTATTACGTCTTTGCAAGCTCCGAAAAATTTACCCTATAACTCAGTTTAAATTTTAACTTCGTACTTTGAAGTTACTCCTTTTTCCCAACAGTCTAATGTAAAAGCAGTAGTTTGAGCGATATTTGATAAAGCCTCTCGGGTAAGAAAAGCCATATGCCCAGTAATAATGACATTTTTAAATGACAGAAGCCTTGCAAATGTTTCGTCTTTAAGGATCGCATTGGAGTGGTCCTGAAAAAACAGACCAATTTCGTTTTCATAAACATCTAGTCCTAACCCGCCTATGTGTTCATTGACTATTTCATCGATTGCGTCTTGTATATTGACTAGCTGTCCTCGGGCTGTATTGACCAGTAAAACACCTTTTTTCATCAAGGCTATAGTTTTTTTGTTAATTATGTAGTGTGTGTGTTTATTATAAGGTAAATGTAATGAGATGAAGTCTGACTCTTTGCACAATTTTTCTAATGTACAAAACTCCACTTGGTACTTTTCAGTAAGGTCAGGTTTTTCCGATCTGTTATATCCTAATATTCTGCAACCAAATCCATTCAAAATACTTGCCATTGCCT is from Cytophagaceae bacterium ABcell3 and encodes:
- a CDS encoding alpha amylase C-terminal domain-containing protein, translated to MNLTDQEKLPLIQDDPWLEPYSDDIAARLERYHKALGEIEKDAGSIEKFATAHQYYGFNYDKKKKGWWFREWAPGAHQIYLTGDFNNWDRNSHPLERNSNGDWEIFLPDSKYKDKLTHESKIKVHIVANNGSLDRIPAYIRRVVQDPQTYDFSGQMWMPEKEFAWDDDKFDVKKCDELVIYECHIGMAQEKEGVGTYREFADETLPRIKKGGYNAIQMMAVQEHPYYGSFGYHVSNFFAPSSRFGSPEDLKYLINKAHKEGIAVIMDVVHSHAVKNIAEGLNEFDGTDHQYFHPGGRGYHEGWDSKLFDYGKWEVKKFLLSNLRYWLEEFHFDGFRFDGVTSMLYFHHGHTSFDHYDKYFKYDVDWDAIIYIQLANKLVHDFKPGAISIAEDVSGMPGLCRTNEDGGLGYDYRLAMGIPDFWIKILKEKSDEEWDIHEIFNVLNNRRWKEPTIAYCESHDQALVGDKTLAFWLMDKEMYYHMLVGDQNLIIDRGIALHKMIRLLTISLGGEGYLNFMGNEFGHPEWVDFPRQGNNWSYAYARRQWTLADSKQLKYQYLLNFDREMIKTIRKNHILSALPGKQLNMDNQNNVIIFERNNLIFIFNFSVSNSIFDYEFKAPQKGSYKIILNSDASEFGGFDRIDTSITYKTDQDQNLKIYLTNRTALVMKKQR
- a CDS encoding NAD(P)-dependent oxidoreductase, with translation MKVIVFNTQLYELPFLKGALHNHEVNYVEEPLSIESAANIDNTYAISISGEALDKPMLNKLVEKGVKHVALRIAGLDRIDTRYASKVGITIAHVPDYSPFAVAEHAMMLLLALNRKLLRANTKVREYDFTLNDLVGTDLHGKTAGIVGLGRTGQAMASILNGFGCRILGYNRSEKPDLTEKYQVEFCTLEKLCKESDFISLHLPYNKHTHYIINKKTIALMKKGVLLVNTARGQLVNIQDAIDEIVNEHIGGLGLDVYENEIGLFFQDHSNAILKDETFARLLSFKNVIITGHMAFLTREALSNIAQTTAFTLDCWEKGVTSKYEVKI